The proteins below come from a single Kryptolebias marmoratus isolate JLee-2015 linkage group LG12, ASM164957v2, whole genome shotgun sequence genomic window:
- the shisa9b gene encoding protein shisa-9B: MRGAELLLGYFLVKVLVCDAEGELDQSADDFMFVTGFNESAEGDSVSTESPHTEDKCRGYYDVMGQWDPPFVCRTGNYLYCCGTCGFRFCCAFKSSRLDQTTCKNYDTPPWMMTGRPPPKVDVALESAKDKTNLIVYIICGVVAIMALIGIFTKLGLEKTHRPNRDNMSRALAHVIRHPPSEHPDDIGLNQHYENIQTTLSLDSFHNNQMNNMTQSSTLVGQPYPSVGQITGPYEPIISPYEQMPIKDLNKYTMLKAVAEKANDQSNRRHAMEMTTKGSLPMEGVDMEPEPRNPYSPPRQLSMKHKGHNFKSPRSYSSQSLYYSSNNAASPGGLRSWQSKDTLGHRHGQKNLGVMEKELHNTHYMPPQPYFVTNSKTEVTV; encoded by the exons ATGCGGGGCGCTGAGCTGCTGCTCGGCTACTTTCTGGTGAAAGTTCTGGTTTGCGACGCGGAGGGCGAGCTGGACCAGAGCGCGGACGACTTCATGTTCGTGACCGGGTTTAACGAGTCCGCGGAGGGGGACAGCGTCTCCACGGAGAGCCCCCACACGGAGGACAAGTGCCGAGGCTACTACGACGTGATGGGTCAGTGGGACCCGCCGTTCGTGTGCCGGACGGGCAACTACCTGTACTGCTGCGGCACCTGTGGCTTCAGGTTCTGCTGCGCGTTTAAGAGCTCCCGGCTGGACCAGACCACCTGCAAGAACTACGACACCCCGCCGTGGATGATGACCGGCAGACCCCCACCTAAAGTGGACGTGGCGTTGGAGTCCGCCAAGGATAAAACCAACCTGATTGTGTACATCATCTGCGGGGTGGTTGCCATTATGGCTCTGATTGGGATTTTCACCAAGCTTGGTTTGGAAAAGACGCACCGTCCAAACAGGGACAATATGTCAAG AGCTCTTGCACATGTGATCCGCCATCCTCCCTCAGAACACCCAGACGACATCGGACTCAACCAACACTATGAGAACATCCAAACCACATTATCACTTGACAGTTTCC ACAACAATCAGATGAACAACATGACTCAGTCATCGACTTTGGTCGGTCAGCCATATCCATCGGTGGGACAGATTACCGGTCCGTATGAGCCGATCATCAGTCCGTATGAACAGATGCCCATCAAGGATCTCAACAAGTACACCATGCTGAAGGCTGTGG CAGAGAAAGCGAATGACCAGAGCAACCGGAGGCACGCAATGGAGATGACCACCAAGGGCAGTCTTCCCATGGAAGGTGTGGATATGGAGCCAGAGCCACGTAATCCTTACAGCCCACCTAGACAGCTGTCTATGAAGCACAAAGGACACAACTTTAAGAGCCCTAGGAGCTACAGCTCCCAGTCACTGTACTACAGCTCCAACAATGCAGCCAGCCCAGGGGGGCTAAGATCCTGGCAGAGCAAAGACACACTGGGACACCGACACGGCCAAAAGAATCTTGGTGTCATGGAGAAAGAGCTCCACAACACTCACTACATGCCTCCACAACCATACTTTGTCACCAACAGCAAGACAGAGGTGACTGTATGA